One window from the genome of Musa acuminata AAA Group cultivar baxijiao chromosome BXJ1-4, Cavendish_Baxijiao_AAA, whole genome shotgun sequence encodes:
- the LOC103980594 gene encoding uncharacterized protein LOC103980594, with the protein MKSRSTLVFDSPLVPKSSRRPRTRKARRSPLQGSLSELLNSKDGSASGMTDISLEASIGPLSIDNEKIPNVLKCSISWDGKDRETILESVEVPVLEVESVDQISLMDTCKTVFARQACKNGLNSNDRVLTHSLAGPAPFTVDGSLCPTGRNGDSWLAPGSTVWAKTAYHDWWPAEVMDERSLECTKNNHIGHILVQLYGSKEHAWLEPARDLSEFDYCYEERSRNPLQAFQDALKQALCKHVHTSPRTLLERCLDNPKSSYQHDKLGTWQTSSNTSNNSADEGRSLRKRKMKVHFDELTCAENPKRRNRRLRIMRYLGLMAPVGSPFSLQH; encoded by the exons ATGAAGAGCAGATCAACCCTGGTGTTCGATTCTCCTCTGGTACCGAAGAGCAGCCGGCGACCGAGAACACGTAAAGCCCGCAGGAGTCCTCTCCAAG GTTCTTTATCTGAATTATTAAACAGCAAGGATGGTTCTGCCAGTGGCATGACAGATATTAGCCTTGAAGCCAGCATTGGACCTCTCTCTATTGATAATGAAAAAATACCCAACGTATTGAAATGTAGCATTTCATGGGATGGAAAAGATAGAGAGACAATTTTGGAGTCTGTAGAAGTACCAGTACTTGAAGTTGAATCAGTtgatcaaatttctttaatggaTACCTGCAAAACTGTTTTTGCACGTCAAGCATG TAAAAATGGATTGAATTCAAATGATCGTGTTTTAACCCACTCGTTAGCAGGACCGGCACCATTTACTGTAGATGGATCTTTGTGCCCAACTGGGAGGAATGGAGATTCTTGGTTAGCTCCAGGAAGTACCGTATGGGCTAAAACTGCATATCATGACTGGTGGCCTGCAGAG GTCATGGATGAGAGATCTCTTGAGTGTACTAAAAACAATCATATTGGACATATTCTAGTGCAGCTTTATGGGAGCAAGGAACA tGCTTGGCTAGAACCAGCTAGAGATCTGTCAGAATTTGATTAT TGCTATGAAGAAAGAAGCAGGAATCCCTTGCAAGCATTTCAAGATGCTCTTAAGCAG GCCTTGTGCAAACATGTGCACACAAGCCCCAGAACACTGCTAGAAAGATGTTTAGACAACCCGAAAAGTTCTTATCAACATGACAAACTTG GTACATGGCAAACTTCAAGTAACACAAGTAATAACTCTGCCGATGAAGGGAGGAGCCTAAGGAAAAGAAAAATGAAGGTCCATTTTGAT GAGTTAACATGTGCAGAAaatccaaagagaagaaatcgaCGTCTTCGAATAATGCGGTACCTTGGACTCA